The Streptomyces tendae genome has a window encoding:
- a CDS encoding PLP-dependent cysteine synthase family protein — protein sequence MSTPQQTLTGATLDVDRSDHAYRAWLKEAVRRVQADANRSADTHLLLFPLPEEWGIDLYLKDESTHPTGSLKHRLARSLFLYGLCNGWIRPGRPVIEASSGSTAVSEAYFAKLIGVPFIAVMPRTTSAEKCRLIEFHGGRCHFVDDPRTMYEASAALAAETGGHYMDQFTYAERATDWRGNNNIAESIFRQLRSERFPQPEWIVATAGTGGTSATLARYVHYMQYDTRVCVADPENSCFFTGWTTGDPDVSCDSASRIEGIGRPRMEPSFVPGAIDRMMKVPDAAAVAAVRALEQVIGRKAGGSTGTGLWSALKIVAEMVEQGTRGSVVTLLCDPGDRYLDKYYSDAWLAGQGLDVTPYSAAIDSLLRTGVWPDGLSREPAVQ from the coding sequence GTGAGCACTCCCCAACAGACCCTGACCGGCGCCACCCTCGACGTCGACCGCAGCGACCACGCCTACCGGGCCTGGCTGAAAGAGGCCGTGCGCCGGGTGCAGGCCGATGCCAACCGCTCCGCGGACACCCATCTGCTGCTCTTCCCGCTGCCGGAGGAGTGGGGCATCGACCTCTACCTGAAGGACGAGTCGACCCATCCCACGGGCAGCCTCAAGCACCGGCTGGCCCGCTCGCTGTTCCTGTACGGCCTGTGCAACGGCTGGATCCGGCCGGGGCGCCCCGTGATCGAGGCGTCCAGCGGCTCGACGGCCGTGTCCGAGGCCTACTTCGCCAAGTTGATCGGCGTGCCCTTCATCGCCGTCATGCCCCGCACGACGAGCGCCGAGAAGTGCCGCCTGATCGAGTTCCACGGCGGACGGTGCCACTTCGTGGACGACCCCCGCACGATGTACGAGGCGTCCGCCGCCCTGGCGGCGGAGACCGGGGGCCACTACATGGACCAGTTCACCTACGCGGAACGGGCCACGGACTGGCGGGGCAACAACAACATCGCCGAGTCGATCTTCCGTCAGCTGCGGAGCGAGCGATTCCCGCAGCCGGAGTGGATCGTGGCCACCGCCGGGACCGGCGGCACCTCGGCGACCCTCGCCCGCTACGTCCACTACATGCAGTACGACACCCGCGTCTGCGTCGCCGACCCGGAGAACTCCTGCTTCTTCACGGGCTGGACGACCGGCGACCCGGACGTCTCCTGCGACAGCGCCTCCCGCATCGAGGGCATCGGACGTCCACGGATGGAACCCAGCTTCGTGCCCGGCGCGATCGACCGGATGATGAAGGTGCCCGACGCGGCAGCCGTGGCCGCCGTACGGGCACTGGAGCAGGTCATCGGCCGCAAGGCGGGCGGCTCCACCGGCACCGGGCTGTGGAGCGCGCTGAAGATCGTGGCGGAGATGGTGGAGCAGGGCACCCGTGGCAGCGTGGTCACGCTGCTGTGCGACCCGGGCGACCGCTACCTGGACAAGTACTACTCCGACGCCTGGCTGGCCGGGCAGGGCCTGGACGTGACGCCGTACTCGGCCGCGATCGACTCCCTGCTGCGCACCGGCGTCTGGCCCGACGGCCTATCTCGCGAGCCGGCGGTCCAGTGA
- a CDS encoding ATP-binding protein: protein MISHPSRHCTVELQALPSRIGQVRRIVSAQLRYWHMDPLIDRASLGVTELLSNVHRHAQPDKTCTVEMELLLDRLKVSVHDHDPRLPVVADAGPLATCGRGLAMVAAMSESWGVLPDGESGKVVWFTLPTSAATAPVAWDRRPVHTAAEPAEPRFTEVALVDHVSDVRRAEPAPARSAVPG from the coding sequence GTGATCAGTCACCCAAGCAGGCACTGCACGGTGGAGCTCCAAGCCCTGCCGTCGCGGATCGGCCAGGTCCGCAGAATCGTATCTGCGCAATTGCGCTACTGGCATATGGACCCCCTGATAGACCGGGCCTCGCTCGGTGTGACAGAGCTCTTGTCCAACGTCCACCGACACGCACAGCCCGACAAGACATGCACCGTCGAGATGGAACTGCTGCTCGACCGGCTGAAGGTGTCGGTGCATGACCACGATCCGCGGCTGCCGGTCGTCGCGGACGCCGGACCGCTCGCCACGTGCGGGCGCGGTCTGGCGATGGTGGCCGCCATGAGCGAGAGCTGGGGCGTGCTGCCGGACGGCGAGTCCGGCAAGGTCGTGTGGTTCACACTGCCGACGTCCGCGGCGACCGCCCCGGTGGCCTGGGACCGGCGCCCGGTGCACACCGCCGCCGAACCGGCCGAGCCCCGGTTCACGGAGGTCGCGCTCGTCGACCACGTCTCCGACGTCCGACGGGCCGAACCCGCTCCCGCCCGGTCCGCCGTTCCCGGCTGA
- a CDS encoding peptidoglycan recognition protein family protein, with product MKRRAWLTLGAVVLGGGGVVTYATASPSGGPEAAGQDRRPVEVYDLTLQGSAADERKLPRTETEQFSLVGVSWTGALKPLEGTAQVRTRSLETGAWGAWHDLELDAAPPEKPEAGMRGASHPLWVGPSDGVEARVAREDGTTAALPKGLEVNLVDPGVVTEAETRMSAPEPAAFVADESPSPSPEPTAPPSTVPQPPVTSRADWGADESKSPDPSEYNADVKAVFVHHTDGANDYDCAESASLVRGIYAYHTEVNKWNDVGYNFLVDKCGTVFEGRKGGIDRPVLGAHTYGFNRESAGIAVLGEYGSTAASDAALTAVARVSAWKLGQYGADPSGSVQLTAGATQKNYFGTSFTSGTAYTFKRVSAHRDGFNTQCPGDALYAQLPTVRAWAAGPVAGLKIVSLTDAAAKGSTYYTKGTPVVRWSATTPAALIKRYEVLVDGQAVAATSGAGYAKRLALATGTHTVTVRATHQSGTTTTTAPLTVVAETTAPTFTGPPTLALRTGTVNTGSVPVALRWKAADDQALRQVQLLSPATATFSAAAYLSNRTAKPGTAAAWSMRAYDYAGNYRNASATYTPVILQESAAVRTGSWSARTSSSYLGGRSYSSASKGASLTWTFTGRSAAWVVSRASSSGQAYVYVDGVKAATVDLRSATTSYRQAIWTKSWSANAKHTVKIVVVGTSGRPTVTTDGLVYLR from the coding sequence CTGAAACGCCGGGCGTGGCTGACGCTCGGCGCCGTGGTCCTCGGGGGCGGGGGCGTGGTCACCTACGCCACGGCCAGCCCCTCCGGAGGACCCGAGGCCGCCGGGCAGGACCGGAGGCCGGTCGAGGTCTACGACCTGACCCTGCAGGGCTCCGCGGCCGACGAGCGCAAGCTGCCGCGCACCGAGACGGAGCAGTTCTCCCTCGTCGGCGTCTCCTGGACGGGGGCGCTCAAGCCGCTGGAGGGCACCGCGCAGGTGCGCACCCGCAGCCTGGAGACCGGCGCCTGGGGGGCCTGGCACGACCTGGAGCTGGACGCCGCCCCGCCGGAGAAGCCGGAGGCCGGCATGCGCGGGGCGTCCCACCCGCTGTGGGTCGGGCCCTCCGACGGTGTGGAGGCCCGGGTCGCCCGCGAGGACGGCACGACCGCGGCCCTGCCCAAGGGCCTCGAGGTCAACCTGGTCGACCCGGGTGTGGTGACCGAGGCCGAGACGCGGATGAGCGCGCCCGAGCCGGCCGCGTTCGTCGCCGACGAGAGCCCGTCCCCGTCCCCGGAGCCCACCGCGCCGCCGTCGACCGTGCCACAGCCGCCGGTCACCTCGCGTGCGGACTGGGGCGCCGACGAGTCGAAGAGCCCCGACCCGTCGGAGTACAACGCCGACGTCAAGGCGGTGTTCGTCCACCACACCGACGGCGCCAACGACTACGACTGTGCGGAGTCGGCCTCCCTCGTGCGCGGCATCTACGCGTACCACACGGAGGTCAACAAGTGGAACGACGTCGGCTACAACTTCCTCGTCGACAAGTGCGGGACGGTCTTCGAGGGCCGCAAGGGCGGCATCGACCGGCCCGTACTGGGCGCCCACACCTACGGCTTCAACCGTGAGTCGGCGGGCATCGCGGTGCTCGGTGAGTACGGCTCCACCGCCGCCTCGGACGCCGCCCTCACCGCCGTCGCCCGCGTGTCGGCCTGGAAGCTCGGCCAGTACGGCGCCGACCCGTCCGGCAGCGTCCAGCTCACCGCCGGCGCGACGCAGAAGAACTACTTCGGCACCAGCTTCACGTCGGGCACGGCGTACACGTTCAAGCGCGTCTCCGCCCACCGCGACGGATTCAACACCCAGTGCCCGGGCGACGCCCTGTACGCGCAGCTGCCGACCGTCCGCGCCTGGGCGGCGGGGCCGGTCGCCGGCCTGAAGATCGTGTCCCTCACCGACGCGGCCGCGAAGGGCTCGACGTACTACACCAAGGGCACGCCCGTCGTGCGCTGGTCGGCCACCACACCGGCCGCGCTGATCAAGAGGTACGAGGTGCTCGTCGACGGCCAGGCCGTCGCCGCCACCTCGGGCGCCGGCTACGCCAAGCGGCTCGCCCTGGCCACCGGGACCCACACCGTGACCGTGCGCGCGACCCACCAGTCCGGCACGACGACGACCACGGCCCCGCTGACCGTCGTGGCGGAGACGACCGCGCCGACGTTCACCGGCCCGCCCACGCTGGCCCTGCGCACCGGCACCGTCAACACCGGCTCCGTCCCGGTCGCCCTGCGCTGGAAGGCGGCCGACGACCAGGCCCTGCGCCAGGTGCAGCTGCTGTCCCCGGCAACCGCCACCTTCAGCGCCGCCGCCTACCTCTCCAACCGCACCGCGAAGCCAGGCACGGCAGCCGCCTGGTCGATGCGGGCGTACGACTACGCCGGCAACTACCGCAACGCCTCCGCGACCTACACCCCGGTGATCCTCCAGGAGAGCGCGGCGGTCAGGACGGGCAGCTGGAGCGCGCGCACCTCTTCCAGCTACCTCGGCGGCAGGTCGTACTCCAGCGCGTCCAAGGGCGCGAGCCTGACGTGGACGTTCACCGGCCGCTCGGCGGCCTGGGTGGTGTCCCGGGCGTCGAGTTCGGGCCAGGCGTACGTGTACGTCGACGGCGTGAAGGCCGCCACGGTGGACCTGAGGTCGGCGACCACGAGCTACCGCCAGGCGATCTGGACGAAGTCGTGGTCGGCCAACGCCAAGCACACGGTCAAGATCGTGGTGGTGGGCACGAGCGGCCGGCCCACCGTCACCACGGACGGACTCGTCTACCTCAGGTAG
- a CDS encoding SHOCT domain-containing protein: METLAHFGDGGPGPWILLFPLFWALVVGLGITLLRRTGWRGRRGPHGPAARADSPVAVLGRRFASGEIDEDEYWRRLSVLEEHFGSRD, translated from the coding sequence ATGGAGACGCTGGCGCACTTCGGTGACGGCGGGCCCGGCCCGTGGATCCTGCTGTTCCCCCTGTTCTGGGCCCTGGTCGTCGGGCTCGGCATCACCCTGCTGCGGCGCACGGGGTGGCGCGGCCGGCGCGGACCGCACGGGCCCGCCGCACGGGCCGACTCGCCCGTCGCCGTCCTCGGCCGCCGCTTCGCCTCCGGCGAGATCGACGAGGACGAGTACTGGCGCCGCCTGTCCGTGCTGGAGGAGCACTTCGGCAGCCGGGACTGA
- a CDS encoding PPOX class F420-dependent oxidoreductase: MSKPPLPPEADALLRKPNPCVMATLRSDGAPVSTPTWYLWEDGRALVNFDEGRVRLGHIRRDPRVTLTVLAEDDWYTHVTLLGRVTEMYDDEDLADIDRLSRHYGGSPYPDRERRRVSAWVEVERWHGWGAMKDSDQTG; encoded by the coding sequence GTGTCCAAGCCCCCGCTGCCGCCCGAGGCCGACGCGCTGCTGCGCAAGCCCAATCCCTGCGTGATGGCGACCCTGCGCTCCGACGGCGCGCCCGTCTCCACCCCCACCTGGTACCTGTGGGAGGACGGCCGCGCGCTGGTCAACTTCGACGAGGGCCGGGTCCGCCTGGGCCACATCCGCCGTGACCCGCGCGTCACGCTCACCGTCCTCGCCGAGGACGACTGGTACACCCACGTCACCCTCCTCGGCCGCGTGACCGAGATGTACGACGACGAGGACCTGGCCGACATCGACCGCCTCTCCCGCCACTACGGCGGCTCGCCGTACCCCGACCGCGAGCGCCGCCGGGTGAGCGCGTGGGTGGAGGTCGAGCGCTGGCACGGCTGGGGCGCCATGAAGGACAGCGACCAGACCGGCTGA
- a CDS encoding NAD(P)-dependent oxidoreductase gives MTDKLTVSVLGTGIMGAAMARNLARAGHTVRVWNRTRAKAEPLAADGAHVAGTPAEAVESADVVLTMLYDGPAALEAVRAAAAALRPGTAWAQGTTSGIEDVAELAAFAREHGLHFYDSPVLGTRRPAEEGQLTVLAAGPAAGRDTVTPVFDAVGARTVWTGEDGAAASATRLKLVANSWVLAATAAAGETLALAGALDVAPDAFFDLIAGGPLDMGYLHAKAQLILEERLSPAQFAVKTAAKDAALIVRAGERGGVRLDVAAASARRLERAARAGHGDEDMAAAYYASFDDGPAASA, from the coding sequence ATGACCGACAAGCTCACCGTCAGTGTCCTGGGCACCGGCATCATGGGTGCCGCGATGGCCCGCAACCTGGCCCGCGCGGGGCACACCGTCCGCGTGTGGAACCGGACGCGCGCGAAGGCCGAGCCGCTGGCCGCCGACGGCGCCCACGTCGCCGGCACCCCCGCCGAGGCGGTGGAGTCCGCCGACGTGGTGCTGACCATGCTGTACGACGGCCCCGCCGCCCTGGAGGCCGTGCGCGCCGCCGCCGCCGCCCTGCGCCCCGGAACCGCCTGGGCGCAGGGCACCACCAGCGGCATCGAGGACGTCGCCGAACTGGCCGCCTTCGCCCGCGAACACGGCCTGCACTTCTACGACTCCCCGGTGCTGGGCACCCGCCGCCCCGCCGAGGAAGGACAGCTCACGGTGCTCGCCGCCGGGCCCGCCGCGGGCCGGGACACGGTGACCCCGGTGTTCGACGCGGTGGGTGCCCGCACCGTGTGGACCGGGGAGGACGGCGCGGCGGCGAGCGCCACCCGGCTGAAGCTGGTCGCCAACAGCTGGGTGCTCGCGGCCACCGCCGCCGCGGGCGAGACCCTCGCCCTGGCCGGCGCCCTCGACGTCGCACCGGACGCCTTCTTCGACCTCATCGCCGGTGGACCGCTCGACATGGGCTATCTGCACGCGAAGGCCCAGCTGATCCTCGAGGAGCGGCTGTCCCCGGCCCAGTTCGCCGTGAAGACCGCCGCGAAGGACGCCGCGCTGATCGTGCGGGCCGGTGAGCGGGGCGGCGTACGGCTCGACGTCGCCGCCGCGAGCGCCCGCCGCCTGGAGCGGGCCGCGCGCGCGGGGCACGGCGACGAGGACATGGCCGCCGCCTACTACGCCAGCTTCGACGACGGGCCTGCGGCCTCCGCCTGA
- a CDS encoding ROK family protein, which produces MSGKADPRPAGEGTTSRTRLERGRGALGPALELVHTGRAPTRAVLTAELGVTRATAGAVAAELEALGLIRVDARPGAAAGSQGRPSHRLSVAEDGPVALAAQIHADGYRAALVGLGGRIVATAPGSEVVDADPAKVLGSVVAAGAELLRETGRRCVGAGLAVPSAVAEPEGLALNPLHVAWPAGAPVREIFAEQVRAAGLHGPAFAANDVNLAALAEHRHGAGRGSRDLLCVATGHRGVGGALVLDGRLHTGSSGLALEVGHLAVNPAGRPCHCGSRGCLDVEADPLALLTAAGREPGPEMSLLKQADDLIRGQYDDPDVRRATEQLVDRLGLGLSGLVNILNPDRIILGGLHRTLLEADPDRLRAVVAERSLWGRSGGVPILACTLDHNSLVGAAELAWQPVLDDPLGALG; this is translated from the coding sequence ATGAGCGGGAAGGCGGACCCCCGGCCGGCGGGGGAAGGGACCACCTCCAGGACGCGGCTGGAACGCGGGCGCGGTGCGCTCGGACCCGCGCTGGAGCTCGTGCACACCGGACGCGCCCCGACCCGCGCGGTACTCACCGCGGAGCTCGGCGTCACCCGGGCCACGGCCGGTGCGGTGGCCGCCGAGCTGGAGGCGCTCGGACTGATCCGTGTGGACGCCCGGCCCGGCGCCGCCGCGGGATCCCAGGGACGCCCCTCGCACCGGCTGTCCGTCGCCGAGGACGGCCCCGTGGCGCTCGCCGCGCAGATCCACGCCGACGGCTACCGCGCGGCCCTGGTCGGACTCGGCGGCCGGATCGTCGCCACGGCGCCCGGCAGCGAGGTCGTCGACGCCGACCCGGCGAAGGTCCTCGGCTCCGTCGTCGCGGCCGGCGCCGAGCTGCTGCGGGAGACCGGACGGCGGTGCGTGGGCGCCGGACTCGCGGTGCCCTCGGCGGTCGCCGAACCGGAAGGACTGGCGCTGAACCCCCTGCACGTGGCCTGGCCCGCGGGGGCGCCGGTGCGGGAGATCTTCGCCGAGCAGGTGCGCGCCGCCGGCCTCCACGGCCCCGCCTTCGCGGCCAACGACGTCAACCTCGCCGCCCTCGCCGAGCACCGGCACGGCGCCGGGCGGGGCTCGCGCGACCTGCTGTGCGTGGCCACCGGCCACCGCGGTGTCGGCGGCGCGCTGGTGCTCGACGGCCGTCTGCACACGGGCAGTTCGGGCCTCGCCCTGGAGGTCGGCCACCTCGCCGTCAACCCGGCCGGGCGCCCCTGCCACTGCGGCAGCCGGGGCTGTCTGGACGTCGAGGCGGACCCGCTCGCCCTGCTCACCGCGGCGGGACGCGAGCCGGGCCCGGAGATGTCGCTGCTGAAGCAGGCCGACGACCTGATCCGCGGGCAGTACGACGACCCGGACGTGCGCCGCGCCACCGAACAGCTCGTCGACCGGCTCGGCCTCGGTCTGTCCGGACTGGTCAACATCCTCAACCCGGACCGCATCATCCTCGGCGGGCTGCACCGCACCCTGCTGGAGGCCGACCCGGACCGGCTGCGCGCCGTCGTCGCCGAGCGCAGCCTGTGGGGACGCAGTGGCGGCGTACCCATCCTCGCCTGCACCCTGGATCACAACAGTCTGGTCGGCGCGGCGGAGCTGGCCTGGCAGCCGGTGCTGGACGATCCTCTTGGGGCACTGGGGTAA
- a CDS encoding methyltransferase, with translation MTTPWGEPVLTRFPEDPRDRLRAWDASDEYLLRHLADRRPPLSGTVVVVGDRWGALVTALAAHRPTQITDSWLGQEATRANLARNGVEPGAVRLLTTQDAPPGRIDVLLVRVPKSLALLEDQLLRLAPSVHADTVVVGTGMVKEIHTSTLALFERILGPTRTSLAERKARLIFCTPDPAPARPANPWPYRYTLPQDVGPVSGRTVVNHAGVFCADRLDIGTRFFLRHLPAGRGGRVVDLGCGNGVVGTAMALADPNAEVLFVDESFQAVASAQDTYRANDVNGQAEFRVGDGLAGVPAGSVDLVLNNPPFHSHQATTDATAWRMFTGARRTLRPGGELWVVGNRHLGYHVKLRRLFGNSEVVASDPKFVVLRAVRR, from the coding sequence ATGACGACTCCGTGGGGCGAGCCGGTGCTGACCCGCTTCCCCGAGGACCCGCGGGACAGGCTGCGCGCCTGGGACGCGTCCGACGAGTATCTCCTCAGGCATCTCGCCGACCGCCGGCCACCGTTGTCCGGCACGGTCGTGGTCGTCGGCGACCGGTGGGGCGCGCTGGTCACGGCGCTCGCCGCGCACCGCCCGACGCAGATCACCGACTCCTGGCTCGGGCAGGAGGCCACCCGCGCCAACCTCGCCCGCAACGGTGTCGAACCGGGCGCGGTCCGGCTGCTCACCACGCAGGACGCCCCGCCGGGGCGGATCGACGTGCTGCTGGTGCGGGTGCCCAAGAGTCTGGCGCTGCTGGAGGACCAGCTGCTGCGGCTGGCGCCGTCGGTGCACGCGGACACGGTCGTGGTGGGCACCGGCATGGTGAAGGAGATCCACACCTCGACACTGGCCCTCTTCGAGCGGATCCTCGGCCCGACCCGGACCTCCCTGGCCGAGCGGAAGGCCCGGCTGATCTTCTGCACGCCGGACCCCGCGCCGGCGCGTCCGGCGAACCCGTGGCCGTACCGCTACACGTTGCCGCAGGACGTCGGGCCCGTCTCGGGCCGGACGGTCGTCAACCACGCCGGGGTGTTCTGCGCGGACCGGCTCGACATCGGCACCCGGTTCTTCCTGCGGCACCTGCCCGCCGGCCGGGGCGGCCGGGTGGTCGACCTGGGCTGCGGCAACGGCGTGGTGGGGACGGCGATGGCGCTGGCCGACCCGAACGCCGAGGTGCTGTTCGTGGACGAGTCCTTCCAGGCGGTCGCCTCGGCCCAGGACACCTACCGGGCGAACGACGTGAACGGACAGGCCGAGTTCCGGGTCGGCGACGGCCTGGCGGGCGTCCCGGCGGGCAGTGTCGATCTGGTGCTCAACAACCCGCCCTTCCACTCCCACCAGGCGACCACCGACGCCACGGCCTGGCGGATGTTCACCGGCGCCCGCCGCACCCTGCGTCCCGGCGGCGAACTGTGGGTGGTCGGCAATCGGCACCTGGGCTACCACGTGAAGCTGCGCCGGCTGTTCGGCAACAGCGAGGTCGTTGCGTCGGACCCGAAGTTCGTGGTCCTCAGGGCCGTACGCCGCTAG
- a CDS encoding glycoside hydrolase family 15 protein, whose amino-acid sequence MDGTTAQQRDGSGPRRYMPIADHGLIGDLRSVALVATDGTIDWYCVPCFDAPSVFAALLDADRGGCFELAAAVPARTKQFYFPDTNVLITRYYTEDGVGEVQDFMPVSGESVEEGRHRLIRRVLCVRGSLPFRARVAPRFGYATQPHTVRVTGDVAVFASEDLDLALTSTVALEQDGPDVRADFKLAEGETAVFALDQLGDELAPRGCAHREAEEEFAATVRYWRDWLSSSRYRGRWREMVHRSALTLKLLTYAPTGAIVAAPTTSLPEEFGGERNWDYRYMWVRDAAFCVYAMLRLGFTEEAEAFMAFVSRHISPGDAKPSGPLQIMYGIDGRTDLPERTLDHLEGHHGSTPVRVGNAAADQLQLDVYGALIDSIYLYDKWAEPISSEQWDHVTALVDWVCTHWDQPDEGIWETRGGRKNFLYSRLMCWVAIERGVRMARRRGLPADLPRWMEFRDTIYRRIMTDCWSDELQAFVQHEGGEVLDAALLMMPMSKFIAPKDPRWLSTLDCLTRELVSDSLVYRYDPQVSPDGLHGEEGTFSICSFWYVEALTRAGRLDEARLAFEKMLTYGNHLGLYAEEIGHTGNQQGNFPQAFTHLALISAAYNLDRALG is encoded by the coding sequence ATGGACGGGACGACGGCCCAGCAGAGGGACGGATCGGGACCCCGGCGGTACATGCCGATCGCCGATCACGGGCTGATCGGCGATCTGCGCAGCGTGGCACTGGTGGCGACCGACGGCACCATCGACTGGTACTGCGTCCCGTGCTTCGACGCCCCGAGCGTGTTCGCCGCGCTCCTGGACGCCGACCGGGGCGGCTGCTTCGAACTGGCGGCCGCCGTGCCGGCCCGCACCAAGCAGTTCTACTTCCCCGACACCAACGTGCTGATCACCCGCTACTACACCGAGGACGGCGTCGGTGAGGTGCAGGATTTCATGCCCGTGTCCGGCGAGTCCGTCGAGGAGGGCCGGCACCGGCTGATCCGGCGGGTGCTGTGCGTCCGCGGCTCACTGCCGTTCCGCGCCCGCGTGGCGCCCCGGTTCGGCTACGCGACGCAGCCGCACACCGTACGCGTCACCGGGGACGTGGCGGTCTTCGCCTCCGAGGACCTGGACCTCGCCCTCACCTCCACCGTCGCGCTGGAGCAGGACGGGCCCGACGTACGGGCCGACTTCAAGCTCGCCGAGGGCGAGACGGCCGTGTTCGCCCTGGACCAGCTCGGTGACGAGCTGGCACCGCGCGGGTGCGCGCACAGGGAGGCGGAGGAGGAGTTCGCCGCCACCGTGCGCTACTGGCGTGACTGGCTGTCCTCCTCGCGTTACCGGGGACGCTGGCGGGAGATGGTGCACCGCTCCGCCCTCACCCTGAAGCTGCTCACGTACGCGCCCACCGGGGCGATCGTCGCGGCGCCCACCACCAGCCTGCCGGAGGAGTTCGGCGGTGAACGCAACTGGGACTACCGGTACATGTGGGTACGCGACGCGGCGTTCTGCGTGTACGCCATGCTGCGGCTGGGCTTCACCGAGGAGGCCGAGGCGTTCATGGCGTTCGTCTCCCGGCACATCAGCCCGGGCGACGCCAAGCCGTCGGGCCCGCTGCAGATCATGTACGGCATCGACGGCCGTACCGATCTGCCGGAGCGCACGCTGGACCACCTGGAGGGCCACCACGGCTCCACGCCGGTCCGGGTCGGCAACGCGGCGGCCGACCAGCTGCAACTGGACGTCTACGGCGCCCTGATCGACTCGATCTACCTCTACGACAAGTGGGCCGAGCCGATCTCGAGCGAGCAGTGGGACCATGTGACGGCGCTGGTGGACTGGGTGTGCACGCACTGGGACCAGCCCGACGAGGGCATCTGGGAGACGCGCGGCGGGCGGAAGAACTTCCTGTACTCGCGGCTGATGTGCTGGGTGGCGATCGAGCGCGGCGTACGGATGGCACGCCGCCGCGGTCTGCCCGCCGACCTGCCGCGCTGGATGGAGTTCCGGGACACGATCTACCGGCGGATCATGACCGACTGCTGGTCGGACGAGCTGCAGGCGTTCGTCCAGCACGAGGGCGGGGAGGTGCTGGACGCCGCGCTGCTGATGATGCCGATGTCGAAGTTCATCGCGCCGAAGGACCCCAGGTGGCTGTCCACGCTGGACTGTCTGACCCGGGAGCTGGTCTCGGACTCGCTGGTCTACCGCTACGACCCGCAGGTGAGCCCCGACGGACTGCACGGCGAGGAGGGCACGTTCTCCATCTGCTCGTTCTGGTACGTCGAGGCGCTGACCCGGGCCGGGCGGCTCGACGAGGCCCGGCTGGCCTTCGAGAAGATGCTCACCTACGGCAACCATCTGGGCCTGTACGCCGAGGAGATCGGCCACACCGGCAACCAGCAGGGCAACTTCCCGCAGGCGTTCACCCATCTCGCCCTGATCAGCGCCGCGTACAACCTGGACCGGGCGCTGGGCTGA